One Roseofilum casamattae BLCC-M143 genomic region harbors:
- a CDS encoding CHASE2 domain-containing serine/threonine-protein kinase, with the protein MGLKTTLPWWQKWRSRFSKEAIVAKLRPLPQPKLTRLASVGQSIIVISLAATSSLGILRQLGWTEGLELLAYDRSIQSRSIPEPDTRLLIVGITEADIQAQQKYPLSDETIYQLLRKLKTYRPRAIGLDIYRDVPQPPGRDRLMEYLQDEGERIVTVCQLGRGNEDLGVPPPPGLSNSHLGFADLAIDEDGVIRRALLAGTPLKSSECRVKLSFALQLVRHYLEPDKIKAKFTEGTLIFGDVPIPRIRHNTGGYQNVEADGYEILLKYHSPDNVAKMVSLTDVLQGRIERDWVRDRIVLIGITAPSINDYFFTPHSSRRDWGDRNHQMSGVEIHAHIISQLLNTVLNDEPLIRSWSENGELLWIFCWSSFGGLLGWKLRHPFRLLGGTVMAIAGLLGSGFLLFQASIWIPLFSPILGLIITGSGVLAYRAYHSQKLEQQMTERVEQQNRDLHVLKRLLEQGDRLAESDRSGTLEVTDITQNYEAEYDDDVTEIALGNAEEWERPMTVLGGRYHIITVLGSGGFGQTYLAEDIQRPKHPSCAIKHLRPMHVEGKLFEVAQRLFSTEAEILEMLGKHEQIPQLFAYFEEYQEFYLVQEYIQGTPFNQELESELENRKKISVNRVLEIVRDLLDILTFVHHYQVIHRDIKPSNIIRRHSDGKLCLIDFGAVKQFSPQLDEKTERFTVAIGTKGYAAPEQLMGQPRLCSDIYSVGTIAIYALTGVAPQKLRQDWSTGNVIWHHLAEDMDVELMDIFDKMVAYHFRDRYPSATEVLKALKPYLK; encoded by the coding sequence GCCACCTCTTCCCTTGGAATTTTGCGACAATTGGGATGGACAGAAGGACTGGAACTCTTAGCCTACGATCGATCGATTCAATCGCGATCGATTCCCGAACCCGATACTAGATTATTAATTGTTGGCATTACTGAAGCCGATATTCAAGCGCAACAGAAATATCCGCTTTCCGATGAAACCATTTATCAATTATTACGCAAACTAAAAACGTATCGACCCAGAGCTATTGGTTTGGATATTTATCGGGATGTTCCCCAACCTCCCGGACGAGATCGATTAATGGAATATCTCCAGGACGAAGGAGAACGTATCGTCACCGTATGTCAGTTAGGTCGAGGGAATGAGGATCTTGGCGTTCCTCCACCCCCAGGACTAAGTAACTCTCATCTGGGATTTGCCGATTTAGCTATTGATGAAGATGGCGTGATTCGTCGCGCTCTACTCGCTGGGACACCCTTAAAGTCGTCTGAATGTCGAGTAAAATTATCCTTTGCCCTGCAACTGGTTCGACATTATTTAGAACCGGATAAAATCAAAGCCAAATTCACTGAAGGAACGTTAATATTTGGCGATGTTCCAATTCCGCGAATTCGACATAATACTGGGGGATATCAAAATGTGGAAGCCGATGGATATGAGATTTTGTTAAAGTATCATTCGCCGGATAATGTGGCGAAAATGGTGAGTTTAACCGACGTTTTACAAGGACGAATTGAACGAGATTGGGTGCGCGATCGCATTGTCCTGATTGGCATTACCGCACCCAGCATTAACGACTACTTTTTCACTCCTCATAGCAGCCGTCGAGATTGGGGCGATCGCAATCACCAAATGTCCGGCGTGGAAATTCACGCTCACATCATTAGTCAACTCCTCAATACCGTATTAAATGACGAACCTTTGATTCGTTCTTGGTCGGAAAATGGAGAACTGTTGTGGATCTTTTGCTGGAGCAGTTTCGGTGGATTGCTCGGTTGGAAGCTGCGCCACCCTTTTCGTTTGCTGGGGGGAACCGTTATGGCGATCGCTGGATTGTTGGGAAGTGGTTTTCTCTTATTTCAAGCATCAATTTGGATTCCTCTCTTTTCGCCGATCTTAGGACTGATTATTACCGGCAGTGGAGTGTTAGCTTATCGTGCTTATCACAGCCAAAAATTAGAACAACAAATGACGGAGCGAGTCGAGCAGCAAAACCGCGATCTGCACGTACTGAAACGTCTCTTAGAACAAGGCGATCGACTCGCAGAATCCGACCGCTCGGGCACCTTAGAGGTAACTGATATTACCCAAAACTATGAGGCCGAATATGACGATGATGTCACGGAAATTGCTTTAGGTAATGCGGAGGAATGGGAACGCCCGATGACCGTATTAGGAGGACGATATCATATTATTACGGTTTTGGGATCTGGAGGCTTTGGGCAAACTTATTTAGCGGAAGATATTCAACGTCCAAAACATCCATCTTGCGCCATTAAACACTTAAGACCGATGCATGTCGAAGGCAAATTATTTGAAGTCGCGCAACGACTATTTAGTACGGAAGCGGAAATTCTCGAAATGTTGGGAAAACACGAACAAATTCCCCAACTTTTTGCTTATTTTGAAGAATATCAAGAGTTTTATTTAGTCCAAGAATATATTCAAGGAACCCCATTCAATCAAGAATTGGAATCTGAGTTAGAAAATCGTAAAAAAATATCAGTGAATCGGGTGTTAGAGATCGTTCGGGATCTGCTCGATATTTTGACGTTTGTGCATCACTATCAAGTTATTCATCGCGATATTAAACCGAGCAATATTATTCGCCGCCACAGCGATGGAAAATTATGTTTAATTGACTTTGGTGCAGTCAAGCAATTTTCGCCACAGCTCGATGAGAAAACAGAACGCTTTACCGTAGCTATTGGGACGAAAGGTTATGCAGCTCCAGAACAGTTAATGGGACAACCGAGACTGTGTAGCGATATTTATTCCGTAGGGACGATCGCAATTTATGCCCTCACTGGAGTTGCTCCACAAAAACTGCGCCAAGATTGGAGTACGGGTAATGTCATTTGGCATCATTTAGCCGAAGATATGGATGTGGAGTTGATGGATATTTTTGATAAAATGGTGGCTTATCATTTTCGCGATCGCTATCCATCGGCGACCGAAGTATTGAAGGCATTAAAACCCTATCTTAAATAA